The Flammeovirgaceae bacterium genome contains a region encoding:
- a CDS encoding c-type cytochrome, with the protein MKKLVKLLAYGLGLIGLLLIALLTYVKTMLPDVGPPPDLKIQTTTEMVERGKYLAHHVMLCMDCHSTRDWQTFSGPMVAGTEGKGGETFDQKLGFPGKFVAPNITPVALQNWTDGEIFRAITSGVSKNGNALFNIMPHHNYGQLDRRDVEAVIAYIRTLKPIEHKPAISSADFPMNFIINTIPKKPQFSTRPQPTEGIAYGKYLVTAAGCMDCHTKQDKGKFVGEPYAGNFAFPLPDGSVVRSSNITPDKETGLGAWTEEQFVARFKMFADSAYVLQKPEQGEFQTVMPWTMYAGMNREDLQAIYAYLHSLAPVTNAVERFTPVK; encoded by the coding sequence ATGAAAAAATTAGTAAAACTCTTAGCCTACGGGCTTGGCCTGATTGGCCTGCTCCTCATCGCCCTGCTAACCTATGTAAAAACCATGCTGCCCGATGTGGGGCCTCCACCGGATTTGAAAATTCAAACCACTACCGAAATGGTGGAGCGCGGAAAATACCTGGCCCACCATGTTATGCTGTGTATGGACTGCCACTCCACACGCGACTGGCAGACTTTTTCGGGCCCGATGGTTGCAGGAACGGAAGGTAAAGGCGGTGAAACTTTCGATCAGAAACTGGGCTTCCCCGGAAAATTTGTTGCACCCAACATTACCCCTGTTGCGTTGCAAAACTGGACAGACGGTGAAATTTTCAGGGCTATTACGTCAGGTGTATCAAAAAACGGAAACGCGTTGTTCAACATTATGCCTCATCACAACTACGGCCAGCTTGACCGCAGGGATGTTGAGGCTGTTATTGCTTACATCCGCACGTTAAAGCCAATCGAACACAAACCAGCGATTTCTTCGGCCGACTTCCCGATGAATTTTATTATCAACACCATTCCCAAAAAACCTCAATTCAGCACCCGGCCGCAACCCACTGAGGGAATTGCCTACGGAAAATACCTGGTTACAGCCGCAGGTTGTATGGATTGCCACACCAAACAGGATAAAGGCAAATTTGTAGGCGAGCCCTATGCCGGAAACTTTGCGTTTCCGCTACCCGATGGTTCGGTAGTTCGTTCGTCCAACATCACTCCCGACAAGGAAACTGGTTTGGGCGCATGGACAGAAGAACAATTTGTAGCTCGTTTTAAAATGTTTGCCGACAGCGCATATGTACTTCAAAAACCAGAACAAGGCGAATTTCAAACCGTGATGCCGTGGACGATGTATGCCGGCATGAACCGGGAAGACCTACAGGCCATTTATGCGTACCTGCACAGTTTAGCCCCGGTAACCAATGCAGTTGAAAGGTTTACGCCAGTAAAATAG
- the katG gene encoding catalase/peroxidase HPI has product MENRTNGESKCPVHTGRQTAGGGTRNRDWWPNQLKLNILRQHSSLSNPMGEKFNYAEEFKKLDYQALKKDLHALMTDSQDWWPADFGHYGPLFIRMAWHSAGTYRTGDGRGGAGAGQQRFAPLNSWPDNVNLDKARRLLWPIKQKYGKKISWADLMILAGNVALESMGFKTFGFAGGREDVWEPQEDVYWGSETKWLDDKRYSGDRDLENPLAAVQMGLIYVNPEGPNGNPDPVAAAHDIRETFKRMAMNDEETVALIAGGHTFGKTHGAAPASHVGPDPEAAPIEEQGLGWKSSYGSGKGGDTITSGIEVTWTTTPTKWSNNFFWNLFGYEWELTKSPAGAHQWRPKNGMGAGTVPDAHDKSKKHEPRMLTTDLSLRFDPIYEKISRRFMENPDEFADAFARAWFKLTHRDMGPIARYLGPEVPKEALIWQDPIPAGNHKLIDGTDIAALKAKILASGLTVSQLVSTAWASASTFRGSDKRGGANGARIRLAPQKDWEVNNPSQLAKVLKTLEGIQADFNKAQTGGKQVSLADLIVLSGCAGVEQAAKNAGYNVVVPFTPGRGDATQEHTDVESFAVLEPIADGFRNYLKGKYTVSAEELLIDKAQLLTLTAPELTVLVGGMRMLNTNYDNSKHGVFTKKPETLSNDFFVNLLDMGTTWHPVSEAKDVFEGRDRKTGALKWTGTRVDLIFGSNSELRALSEVYASEDAKEKFVNDFVAAWNKVMNLDRFDLK; this is encoded by the coding sequence ATGGAAAATAGAACAAACGGTGAAAGCAAATGCCCGGTCCATACCGGCAGGCAAACCGCTGGAGGTGGTACACGAAACCGCGACTGGTGGCCTAATCAACTGAAGCTGAATATCCTGCGGCAGCATTCGAGCCTCTCAAACCCGATGGGCGAGAAGTTTAACTATGCTGAAGAGTTTAAAAAACTTGACTACCAGGCCTTAAAAAAGGACCTGCATGCTTTGATGACTGACTCACAAGACTGGTGGCCGGCCGACTTCGGACATTATGGTCCTTTGTTCATTCGTATGGCCTGGCACAGTGCCGGAACCTACCGTACCGGTGATGGCCGTGGTGGGGCAGGAGCGGGCCAACAGCGCTTTGCGCCCCTTAACAGTTGGCCTGATAATGTGAACCTTGATAAAGCCCGCAGGTTGCTTTGGCCGATAAAGCAGAAATACGGAAAGAAAATTTCGTGGGCTGATTTGATGATACTGGCTGGAAACGTGGCGCTCGAATCCATGGGCTTTAAAACGTTTGGCTTTGCCGGTGGCCGCGAAGACGTATGGGAACCGCAGGAAGATGTGTACTGGGGTTCAGAAACCAAGTGGCTGGATGATAAGCGCTATTCCGGTGACCGCGACCTGGAAAACCCATTAGCGGCCGTGCAGATGGGATTGATTTATGTGAACCCGGAAGGCCCCAACGGAAATCCTGATCCTGTTGCTGCCGCGCACGACATCCGTGAAACCTTTAAGCGCATGGCCATGAACGATGAAGAAACCGTTGCGCTTATTGCCGGTGGACATACTTTCGGTAAAACCCATGGGGCAGCACCCGCTTCTCACGTAGGTCCTGATCCGGAAGCAGCTCCCATTGAAGAGCAAGGTTTAGGTTGGAAAAGCAGCTATGGATCAGGTAAAGGTGGCGACACTATTACCAGTGGCATTGAGGTAACCTGGACAACCACTCCAACAAAATGGAGTAATAACTTCTTCTGGAACCTGTTCGGCTATGAGTGGGAGCTAACTAAGAGCCCGGCTGGCGCACATCAGTGGCGACCGAAGAACGGTATGGGTGCGGGCACGGTACCTGATGCACACGATAAATCGAAAAAGCATGAACCACGCATGCTCACCACCGACCTGTCACTTCGGTTTGATCCGATTTACGAAAAGATTTCCAGGCGCTTCATGGAAAACCCTGATGAATTTGCCGATGCGTTTGCGCGTGCCTGGTTCAAACTTACCCACCGTGATATGGGCCCCATTGCCCGTTACCTTGGACCAGAAGTTCCAAAAGAAGCGCTCATCTGGCAGGATCCGATTCCGGCCGGTAACCATAAACTGATTGATGGAACCGACATCGCTGCGTTGAAAGCTAAAATCCTGGCTTCAGGGTTAACGGTTTCCCAACTGGTTTCAACCGCGTGGGCTTCGGCATCAACGTTCCGAGGTTCGGATAAACGGGGTGGCGCCAATGGTGCGCGCATCCGGCTGGCCCCTCAGAAAGATTGGGAAGTGAACAATCCGTCTCAACTGGCTAAAGTTTTAAAGACACTGGAAGGTATTCAGGCCGACTTTAACAAAGCACAAACCGGAGGCAAACAGGTATCGCTGGCCGACCTGATTGTACTGAGTGGTTGTGCCGGTGTAGAGCAGGCTGCAAAAAATGCCGGCTATAATGTGGTTGTTCCTTTTACACCGGGTCGTGGTGATGCTACCCAGGAACATACCGATGTGGAATCGTTTGCCGTACTGGAACCGATTGCTGACGGCTTCCGCAATTACCTGAAAGGAAAATACACCGTTTCGGCCGAGGAGTTGCTGATAGACAAAGCACAACTGCTGACGCTCACTGCACCAGAGCTTACCGTATTGGTAGGCGGTATGCGTATGCTAAATACCAATTACGATAATTCGAAACACGGAGTGTTTACTAAAAAGCCTGAAACGCTTTCCAACGACTTTTTTGTAAACCTGCTTGACATGGGCACCACGTGGCACCCCGTTTCGGAAGCGAAGGATGTGTTTGAAGGTCGCGACCGCAAGACAGGTGCCCTGAAGTGGACGGGCACACGGGTGGATCTCATATTTGGTTCAAATTCTGAGTTGCGTGCTCTGTCGGAAGTTTATGCCAGCGAGGACGCTAAGGAAAAGTTTGTGAACGACTTTGTGGCTGCCTGGAATAAGGTGATGAATCTGGACAGGTTTGATTTAAAATAA
- a CDS encoding RNA polymerase sigma factor: MMHSDSLITRAREGDQQAQGRLVQLWYKRIYNYCYKFFMDHDLAMEVSQKTFIAMYRNMHALQDTGRFKSWLYTICVNACREEARKRKNTRAIPFDRLTNYDEDNSPRWEKSDRRRENPERQYQQQELADLLQQCLLELSAEQREVVIMKEYEGLKFREIAEILNLSENTVKSRMYYGLDGLKRILEKKNITKETLSYEL; encoded by the coding sequence ATGATGCATTCTGACAGCCTGATAACCCGCGCCCGCGAGGGCGACCAGCAGGCCCAGGGCAGGCTTGTGCAACTGTGGTATAAACGGATTTACAACTATTGCTATAAATTTTTTATGGACCACGACCTGGCCATGGAGGTATCGCAGAAAACATTTATTGCCATGTATCGCAATATGCACGCCTTACAGGATACCGGTCGGTTTAAAAGCTGGCTCTACACCATTTGCGTGAACGCGTGCCGGGAAGAAGCACGCAAACGTAAAAATACGCGAGCTATACCGTTTGACCGGCTTACAAATTACGATGAGGACAACTCTCCGCGTTGGGAGAAATCCGATCGCAGGCGTGAAAACCCGGAGCGACAGTACCAGCAGCAGGAACTGGCCGACCTGCTGCAGCAATGCCTGCTGGAACTGAGTGCCGAACAACGCGAAGTGGTGATTATGAAAGAATACGAAGGATTGAAATTCCGCGAGATAGCTGAAATCCTGAACCTCTCGGAGAACACGGTAAAATCGAGAATGTACTACGGGCTGGATGGGCTGAAGCGCATTTTAGAAAAGAAAAACATTACTAAAGAAACTTTGAGTTATGAACTTTAA
- a CDS encoding carboxypeptidase, with amino-acid sequence MKSRFVLFLPFFIVTVCTFAQRILEGESAVTTNHTVTIKGKLVPYTATAGTQPVWNADGKVIASLFYTYYERSDVKDRASRPLVFSYNGGPGSASVWMHIAYTGPRVLEIDSEGYPVQPYGVKENPHSILDVADIVYIDPVNTGYSRILDKDTKREEFFGVNADIKYLAEWMTTFVSRKNRWQSPKYLIGESYGTTRVSGLALELQNAQWMYLNGVILVSPTELGLERGPQVEAANRLPYFAAAAWYQKALPAELQRRDLKDLLPEVEDYTINEVIPAIARGGFLDDTKRKQVAAKMAYYSGISEKVILQHNLDVPTPFFWKELLRDKGYTVGRLDSRYLGIDRKDAGERPDYAAELTSWLHSFTPAINYYLREVLKYKTDVKYNMFGPVNPWDRTNDNTGVNLRQAMAQNPYLNVMFQCGYFDGATTYFEAKYTMWQIDPSGKFRDRFRFEGYRSGHMMYLREEDLASSNDHLRDFILKTMPKKGQPAKY; translated from the coding sequence ATGAAATCACGCTTTGTACTTTTTTTACCTTTTTTTATTGTTACTGTCTGTACGTTTGCCCAGCGCATCCTCGAAGGCGAGTCGGCTGTAACCACCAACCATACCGTTACCATTAAAGGCAAATTGGTACCCTACACGGCTACAGCCGGCACACAACCGGTATGGAATGCCGATGGAAAAGTTATTGCTTCTCTTTTTTATACCTACTATGAGCGATCCGATGTAAAGGACAGAGCTTCAAGACCACTGGTATTTTCATACAACGGTGGCCCGGGCTCCGCCTCGGTGTGGATGCACATTGCGTACACGGGCCCGCGTGTGTTGGAAATTGATTCCGAAGGTTACCCCGTGCAGCCTTATGGTGTTAAGGAAAATCCTCACAGCATTTTGGATGTTGCTGATATCGTTTATATCGATCCGGTTAATACGGGCTACTCACGCATTCTTGATAAGGACACCAAACGTGAAGAATTTTTTGGCGTAAATGCCGACATTAAATACCTGGCTGAATGGATGACGACTTTTGTATCCCGAAAGAACCGATGGCAGTCACCTAAATACCTTATAGGCGAAAGCTATGGAACAACACGTGTATCGGGCCTGGCCCTTGAACTGCAAAATGCACAGTGGATGTACCTTAATGGTGTCATCCTGGTATCGCCAACCGAACTGGGCCTTGAGCGCGGCCCGCAGGTAGAAGCTGCAAACCGGTTGCCGTATTTTGCTGCGGCTGCCTGGTACCAGAAGGCGCTGCCTGCTGAATTGCAACGCAGGGATTTGAAAGATCTGTTGCCCGAAGTGGAGGATTACACGATAAATGAAGTAATACCCGCCATTGCACGGGGCGGATTTCTGGATGATACAAAGCGTAAGCAGGTAGCCGCTAAAATGGCCTACTACTCAGGTATTTCAGAAAAGGTTATTCTGCAACACAACCTGGATGTACCAACTCCTTTCTTCTGGAAAGAACTGCTTCGCGATAAAGGTTATACGGTTGGCCGTTTGGATTCACGCTACCTGGGCATTGACCGCAAGGATGCCGGTGAGCGGCCTGATTATGCTGCTGAACTAACCTCATGGCTTCATTCCTTTACCCCGGCCATTAATTATTACCTGCGCGAGGTGCTTAAATACAAAACGGATGTCAAGTATAACATGTTCGGGCCGGTAAACCCATGGGATCGGACCAACGACAACACCGGGGTAAACCTGCGGCAGGCCATGGCGCAGAATCCATACCTGAATGTAATGTTTCAGTGTGGTTATTTTGACGGAGCCACTACCTACTTTGAAGCAAAGTACACTATGTGGCAGATTGACCCGAGCGGTAAATTCCGCGACCGCTTCCGGTTTGAAGGCTACCGCAGCGGCCACATGATGTACCTGCGGGAAGAGGATCTGGCATCATCCAATGATCACCTGCGCGATTTCATACTGAAAACCATGCCGAAGAAAGGACAGCCTGCTAAGTACTAG
- a CDS encoding HAD family phosphatase — MKKVAVIFDMDGVIVDTNLFHKKAIEQFCSKYGFRLSEEELRTKIYGRTNKDWITNLFGTLTRQQLDGYADEKEQLFRDLYEPYIKPVEGLLIFLEQLKAADVPCAIVTSAPPANVDFVLKHIPIRKYFTAILDERSVTHGKPHPEIYLNTARALELPGRQCVVFEDSLSGVESARAAGCNVIGITTTHTAAELKKTDLAVSNFTGLTVAGIMGLVQGL, encoded by the coding sequence GTGAAAAAAGTTGCCGTAATTTTTGATATGGACGGTGTGATAGTGGACACCAACCTGTTTCATAAAAAAGCTATTGAACAGTTTTGCTCGAAGTATGGTTTCCGGTTGAGCGAAGAAGAACTCCGGACTAAAATTTACGGACGCACGAATAAAGATTGGATTACCAACCTGTTCGGTACACTTACCCGGCAACAGTTGGATGGCTATGCCGATGAAAAGGAACAACTTTTCCGCGATTTGTATGAGCCGTATATTAAACCGGTAGAAGGCCTGCTTATATTTCTTGAACAACTAAAGGCAGCTGATGTACCCTGCGCCATTGTCACTTCAGCACCTCCGGCCAACGTTGATTTTGTGCTGAAGCATATACCGATAAGAAAATACTTTACGGCCATACTGGATGAACGCTCTGTTACGCACGGCAAGCCTCACCCTGAAATTTACCTGAACACCGCCCGTGCCCTTGAATTACCCGGCAGGCAATGTGTTGTCTTTGAAGATTCCCTGTCGGGTGTGGAGTCAGCACGGGCTGCCGGCTGTAACGTAATTGGTATAACAACAACACACACAGCGGCCGAGTTGAAAAAAACAGACCTTGCCGTAAGCAACTTTACCGGCCTGACGGTTGCCGGTATAATGGGCTTAGTGCAAGGTCTGTAA
- a CDS encoding DUF4256 domain-containing protein yields the protein MSKTKNSEKQNKKLPDARQKELITILKSRFEKNMKRHQAMKWEYVQARLKAKHDKLWSLNEMEKTGGEPDVVGFDKKTGEYIFYDCSPESPAGRRSLCYDRKAWESRKEHKPKGNATEMATTMGIDLLTEAEYRQLQQFGTFDTKTSSWIKTPEAIRKLGGALFCDYRYGQVFVYHNGAESYYAARGFRGILRV from the coding sequence ATGTCAAAAACAAAAAACTCTGAAAAGCAGAACAAGAAACTGCCAGACGCCCGGCAAAAAGAATTGATTACAATCCTGAAATCCCGTTTCGAGAAAAATATGAAACGCCACCAGGCAATGAAATGGGAATATGTACAAGCCAGACTAAAGGCTAAGCATGATAAACTCTGGTCGCTAAACGAGATGGAAAAAACCGGTGGCGAACCCGATGTGGTGGGTTTTGACAAAAAAACCGGTGAGTATATTTTTTATGATTGCTCGCCCGAAAGTCCGGCCGGGCGCAGAAGCCTCTGTTACGATCGAAAAGCCTGGGAGTCGCGGAAAGAACATAAACCCAAAGGCAACGCCACTGAGATGGCCACAACAATGGGTATTGACTTATTAACCGAAGCAGAATACCGGCAACTTCAGCAATTCGGGACCTTCGATACCAAAACCAGCAGCTGGATAAAAACACCCGAAGCCATCCGTAAACTTGGTGGTGCGCTCTTCTGCGATTACCGCTACGGCCAGGTATTTGTGTACCACAACGGGGCGGAGTCGTATTATGCCGCCCGGGGCTTTCGGGGTATTTTGCGCGTGTAA
- a CDS encoding methyltransferase domain-containing protein yields MKRVISFLIRFVPRTLLQRTGGFGMKVIGLFYRGSSVVCPVCNTGFRKFLPYGRINPRENALCPNCLSLERHRLLWLYLNERTDFFKKPMKVLHLAPEACFINRFEKIHGDGYITADIESPLAKVKMDIQAIPFSENTFDVVLCNHVLEHVEDDIAAMREIRRVLKPGGFTILQVPFFNPVPDKTVEDKTITDKRERERLFGQADHVRRYGSDYAGRIRESGLEVGQDAFAAQLKDEEAKKYGIVKSEIIYKGIK; encoded by the coding sequence ATGAAAAGAGTCATTTCGTTTCTGATTCGGTTTGTACCCCGTACGCTGCTGCAGCGTACAGGTGGTTTTGGTATGAAGGTTATCGGGCTTTTTTACCGTGGAAGCAGCGTGGTCTGCCCGGTTTGTAACACCGGTTTCAGAAAATTTCTCCCTTATGGCAGAATCAACCCACGCGAAAATGCTTTGTGTCCGAATTGTTTATCGCTTGAGCGGCACCGCCTGCTTTGGCTGTACCTTAATGAACGTACTGATTTTTTTAAGAAACCGATGAAGGTTTTGCACCTTGCGCCTGAAGCCTGCTTTATTAATCGGTTTGAAAAAATTCATGGTGATGGCTACATCACAGCCGACATCGAATCGCCTTTAGCGAAAGTAAAGATGGATATCCAGGCCATTCCGTTCAGCGAAAACACATTCGATGTGGTGCTTTGCAACCATGTGCTGGAGCATGTTGAGGATGACATTGCCGCGATGAGGGAAATCAGACGCGTTTTGAAACCCGGTGGTTTTACTATTCTTCAGGTTCCTTTTTTTAATCCTGTGCCTGATAAAACGGTTGAAGATAAGACCATTACTGATAAGCGCGAGCGCGAGCGGTTGTTTGGCCAGGCCGACCATGTGCGCAGGTATGGAAGCGATTATGCCGGGCGCATCCGCGAGTCGGGGCTGGAGGTTGGCCAAGATGCTTTTGCTGCACAACTAAAGGATGAGGAGGCCAAGAAATACGGTATCGTAAAAAGTGAGATTATCTATAAAGGTATAAAGTGA
- a CDS encoding glycoside hydrolase family 127 protein — translation MKTVIGLLLVVSRLSPLFAQAYLPEKSNNVIQVKPTVPVKAYAINLADIKLTDGSPFKNAQDKDAAYLLSIDPDRLLHRFRLHAGLQPKGEIYRGWESDGLSGHTLGHYLSACAMRYAAGGGDEFKNRIDYILNELSVCQQARGTGYIGAIPNEDSIFYKLQHGIIKSSGFDLNGGWSPWYTVHKVMAGLTDAYVYTGNPEALSLVTRMADWCAVILKDLSDDQLEEMRKCEYGGMNDVLVHLYELTGEKKYLALSYKFHDRFVLGELAKRVDPLPGKHSNTNVPKVIGCARRFTVANAPEDKTIAEFFWNTMVNNHTYVIGGNSNYEYCGDAGKLNDRLSDNTCETCNTYNMLKLTRYLFSWDPNSMYGDYYERALYNHILASQNPETGMMCYFVPLRMGARKTFSSPFNTFTCCVGSGMENHVKYTEGIYYETDDGNLIVNLFIPSEVNWRTHDVALKLETRLPEEDKMILSVKTGAPKKFAIKIRKPKWVMGAINALLNGKKVKIAADKSGFITITRTWKDNDRLELTLPMSVYTESMPDNPDRIAVLYGPVVLAGQLGTEMPDPVFETTVLLTDSRNVSDWLKPVAGKSLTFKTNNAARPADVELIPFYKTYQQYYNVYWDYFTPAAWQARQAEYEAEKRRMHDIDLRTIDVIRIGEMQPERDHNLKASERSYVSHALGRPGREVRNGGYFEFDMQVDPAAEQALLCSYIGDDKNRAFDILVDSVRIAIQELQGTAAGRFFDVEYPIPLTLTQNRNKVVIRIQAHAGKTAGRVFGCRVLRKQ, via the coding sequence ATGAAAACGGTTATTGGTTTACTGCTTGTTGTTTCCCGTCTGTCCCCTCTGTTTGCGCAGGCTTACCTTCCTGAAAAATCAAATAATGTAATTCAGGTAAAGCCAACCGTACCGGTAAAGGCTTATGCCATTAACCTTGCCGATATAAAATTGACGGATGGCAGCCCCTTCAAAAATGCGCAGGACAAAGATGCGGCCTACTTGCTTTCGATTGATCCCGATCGACTGTTGCACCGCTTCCGGCTTCATGCCGGCTTACAACCCAAAGGCGAAATTTACCGGGGCTGGGAAAGTGACGGCCTCTCCGGCCATACGCTTGGCCATTACCTGTCGGCCTGCGCCATGCGTTATGCTGCTGGTGGTGGTGATGAATTCAAAAACCGTATCGATTATATTCTGAATGAACTTTCCGTTTGCCAACAGGCCCGGGGCACAGGTTACATTGGGGCCATCCCCAATGAAGATTCAATTTTCTACAAGCTTCAACACGGCATAATTAAATCTTCGGGGTTTGACTTGAATGGCGGCTGGTCACCCTGGTACACGGTACACAAAGTAATGGCCGGGTTAACCGATGCGTACGTGTACACCGGCAATCCGGAAGCGCTAAGTCTGGTTACCCGAATGGCCGACTGGTGCGCAGTGATCCTTAAAGACCTCAGCGATGACCAACTGGAAGAAATGCGCAAGTGCGAATATGGAGGTATGAACGATGTGCTTGTGCATCTCTACGAACTGACCGGTGAAAAAAAGTACCTGGCGTTGTCCTACAAATTTCACGACCGGTTTGTGCTTGGCGAACTGGCTAAACGGGTTGACCCTCTGCCCGGAAAGCACAGTAACACCAATGTTCCGAAAGTGATCGGCTGCGCCCGGAGGTTTACCGTAGCCAATGCGCCTGAAGATAAAACCATTGCTGAATTTTTCTGGAATACCATGGTGAATAACCACACCTACGTTATCGGTGGCAACAGCAACTACGAATACTGCGGTGATGCCGGCAAGCTAAACGACAGGCTTAGCGACAACACCTGCGAAACATGCAATACCTACAACATGCTTAAACTTACGCGCTATTTGTTTTCATGGGATCCGAATTCCATGTATGGCGATTATTACGAGCGCGCACTTTACAATCATATTCTTGCTTCGCAAAATCCGGAAACCGGCATGATGTGCTACTTCGTTCCGCTGCGCATGGGCGCCCGAAAAACATTCAGCAGTCCGTTTAACACTTTTACCTGCTGCGTAGGCAGCGGTATGGAAAACCATGTGAAGTACACCGAAGGCATTTACTACGAAACCGATGACGGCAACCTGATTGTTAATTTGTTTATTCCTTCGGAAGTAAACTGGAGAACCCATGATGTTGCCTTGAAGCTTGAAACCCGCCTTCCGGAAGAAGACAAGATGATTCTTTCAGTAAAAACGGGCGCACCCAAAAAATTTGCAATCAAAATCAGAAAACCAAAATGGGTAATGGGAGCAATTAACGCATTGCTTAACGGCAAGAAAGTAAAGATAGCAGCCGATAAATCCGGCTTCATTACAATTACACGCACCTGGAAAGACAACGACCGACTGGAACTAACCCTGCCCATGTCGGTTTATACCGAAAGCATGCCCGACAACCCTGATCGCATAGCCGTGTTGTATGGACCTGTAGTGCTTGCCGGGCAATTAGGAACCGAAATGCCCGACCCTGTTTTTGAAACTACGGTACTCCTGACCGATAGCCGTAATGTTTCTGACTGGCTGAAACCGGTAGCAGGGAAATCATTAACCTTCAAAACCAACAACGCAGCCCGTCCGGCCGATGTGGAACTTATTCCGTTCTACAAAACCTACCAGCAATACTATAATGTGTATTGGGATTACTTCACACCTGCAGCATGGCAAGCCCGGCAGGCTGAATATGAAGCCGAGAAGAGGCGCATGCATGATATTGATTTACGCACCATTGATGTTATCCGCATTGGCGAAATGCAACCCGAGCGCGACCACAACCTGAAAGCCAGCGAACGATCTTATGTAAGTCATGCGTTGGGAAGGCCCGGACGGGAAGTGCGCAATGGCGGGTATTTTGAGTTTGATATGCAGGTTGACCCTGCTGCCGAACAGGCCCTTCTGTGCAGTTATATTGGTGATGACAAAAACCGGGCTTTTGATATTTTGGTTGACAGTGTGCGCATTGCAATACAGGAACTTCAGGGCACTGCTGCCGGAAGATTTTTTGATGTGGAGTACCCTATCCCATTAACCCTTACCCAAAACCGTAACAAAGTTGTGATCCGCATCCAAGCCCATGCTGGTAAAACCGCAGGGAGGGTGTTTGGGTGTCGCGTGCTAAGGAAGCAATGA
- a CDS encoding helix-turn-helix transcriptional regulator, with protein MATSTNVYYPVNKIEKSILNCIWQVSETAGAHRKEIILPKGTVEIIFNFSEGIYYSNSLQQVKKKLPVAFVNGINFKPVELIKNGEQHFLGIQLNSIGLRLLFRMPAETLNDEVYDARHVCPGLADLATELSLIKTFHHRVEIILKWMYRQLPECWRQQEVGRAEKLKCLMHGTDLSAKKLSEAICLSDRHLRRFSREWLGMNTEQFIHYHKYLLSLNLLHSTIQSLTEIGHLAGYYDQSHFIREFRAYTNLTPGQYRQAASDLPGHIFL; from the coding sequence ATGGCCACATCAACGAACGTTTATTATCCGGTAAACAAAATTGAAAAATCCATTCTCAACTGCATCTGGCAGGTATCGGAAACCGCTGGTGCCCACCGAAAAGAAATTATTCTGCCCAAAGGTACAGTTGAAATTATCTTCAACTTTTCGGAAGGCATATACTACAGTAATTCGTTGCAGCAGGTTAAAAAAAAACTGCCTGTTGCTTTTGTTAACGGAATAAACTTTAAGCCTGTTGAACTGATTAAAAACGGAGAACAACATTTCCTGGGTATCCAACTTAACAGCATCGGCCTGCGTCTGCTTTTCCGGATGCCGGCCGAAACCTTAAACGATGAAGTTTATGACGCTCGCCACGTGTGCCCCGGCCTGGCTGATCTGGCAACTGAACTATCCCTTATAAAAACATTTCATCACCGGGTAGAAATCATATTGAAATGGATGTATCGCCAACTCCCGGAATGTTGGCGGCAGCAGGAAGTGGGCCGGGCAGAGAAACTAAAATGCCTGATGCATGGAACCGATCTATCAGCAAAAAAACTGAGTGAAGCCATTTGCCTTTCGGATCGCCACCTCAGGCGCTTTTCGCGCGAATGGCTGGGTATGAATACCGAACAGTTTATCCACTACCATAAATACCTGTTGTCATTAAACCTGCTTCACAGCACAATACAATCGCTTACCGAAATCGGCCATTTGGCCGGTTACTACGACCAATCGCATTTTATCCGGGAATTCAGAGCCTACACTAACCTTACCCCCGGGCAATACCGGCAGGCCGCCAGCGATCTTCCCGGGCATATCTTCCTGTGA